Proteins encoded by one window of Branchiostoma floridae strain S238N-H82 chromosome 6, Bfl_VNyyK, whole genome shotgun sequence:
- the LOC118418244 gene encoding KNR4/SMI1 homolog: MVEKVVKDNPGRYSAILSLVKKRKNEWKKKYAERENEQQEAREAKLQAQAEEHARKIKKKEEQQDERKKQVEKYGGPASTPAECEKFIATVSPLPDIKQRLVLRAHITYLKEKHPAIAKSNSLFILSSGGRPHDPDKLSANLRSILGSPELHSQSEAATEPEEATTSAPQQRLTAEDANDQVDRIKAQPVEGAENSESIDWDDSEEESDAEESDAEESDAEESDAEESDVEERNAEESSEEDGEESKQHREEPPAKKQRLSDSEKDEEDEEDIVNGSMVVVAYEDDWALGEVKEVKDDGELEERNDDSSNIQDEKLLEAAGSCVGTFEISIEQLKHPENFRSGRGLPDQRPDLPGQHTPERAQIST, from the exons ATGGTTGAGAAAGTTGTCAAAGACAACCCTGGCAGGTACAGTGCAATACTGTCACTCGTCAAAAAGAGGAAGAATGAGTGGAAGAAGAAGTATGCAGAAAGAGAAAATGAGCAACAAGAAGCCAGAGAGGCTAAGTTACAAGCTCAAGCAGAGGAGCATGCAAGAAAAatcaaaaagaaagaagaacagcAGGATGAAAGGAAGAAACAGGTGGAAAAGTATGGAGGGCCAGCTTCAACCCCAGCAGAATGTGAGAAATTCATTGCAACCGTGTCACCACTTCCAGACATCAAGCAGAGACTTGTTCTCAGGGCACACATAACGTACCTAAAGGAGAAACACCCTGCTATTGCAAAGTCCAACAGCCTGTTCATACTTTCATCAGGTGGAAGACCCCATGATCCCGACAAGCTTTCTGCAAACTTGCGTTCGATATTAGGCTCACCAGAACTCCACAGTCAAAGTGAAGCAGCTACAGAGCCAGAAGAGGCAACAACATCTGCCCCACAGCAGCGGTTGACAGCTGAGGATGCTAATGACCAAGTTGACAGAATTAAGGCACA ACCAGTTGAGGGTGCAGAAAACAGTGAGAGCATCGACTGGGATGACAGTGAAGAGGAAAGTGATGCAGAGGAGAGTGATGCAGAGGAGAGTGATGCAGAGGAGAGTGATGCAGAGGAGAGTGATGTAGAGGAGAGGAATGCGGAGGAGAGTTCGGAGGAAGATGGAGAAGAAAGCAAACAACACAGGGAGGAACCTCCAGCAAAGAAACAAAGACTGTCAGACTCAGAGAAAGATGAGGAAGATGAAGAGGACATTGTTAATGGAAGCATGGTTGTAGTTGCCTATGAGGATGATTGGGCTTTGGGCGAAGTGAAGGAAGTGAAGGATGACGGTGAACTG GAGGAGCGAAACGATGACAGCTCCAACATCCAGGACGAGAAATTGTTGGAGGCTGCAGGCTCTTGTGTTGGAACATTTGAGATCAGTATTGAGCAGCTGAAGCACCCAGAAAATTTCAG ATCAGGCCGCGGCCTCCCAGACCAGCGTCCCGACCTGCCGGGGCAGCACACCCCAGAACGGGCCCAGATAAGTACCTAA